A section of the Agromyces aurantiacus genome encodes:
- a CDS encoding electron transfer flavoprotein subunit beta/FixA family protein: MKIIVLVKEVPDTWGERRLDLETGLADRAASEAVLDEIGERALEVALAYADAHADTEVVVMSMAPESAAATIRKGLAMGAGSAVHIADPGLAAADLGLTARTLAAAIRRIGFDLVITGNVSTDGSGGVLPAMLAELLEVPNATALSSVEIADDSVAGTRNIEGGTMRVRASLPAVISITEALPDARFPNFKGIMAAKKKPFETLSAADLGIEPEDLSVPWSIMTAVAEKPPRAAGVKITDEGDGGTRIAEFLIENRLV; encoded by the coding sequence ATGAAGATCATCGTCCTCGTGAAGGAGGTCCCCGACACGTGGGGCGAACGCAGGCTCGACCTCGAGACGGGGCTCGCCGACCGTGCCGCGAGCGAGGCGGTGCTCGACGAGATCGGCGAGCGGGCGCTCGAGGTCGCGCTGGCGTACGCCGACGCGCATGCCGACACCGAGGTCGTCGTCATGTCGATGGCGCCCGAGAGTGCCGCGGCGACGATCCGCAAGGGCCTGGCGATGGGGGCCGGATCGGCCGTGCACATCGCCGATCCCGGGCTGGCCGCCGCCGACCTCGGCCTGACCGCGCGCACCCTCGCCGCCGCGATCCGGCGCATCGGGTTCGACCTCGTCATCACCGGCAACGTCTCGACCGACGGCAGCGGCGGCGTGCTGCCCGCCATGCTCGCCGAGCTGCTCGAGGTGCCGAACGCGACCGCGCTCTCCTCCGTCGAGATCGCCGACGACTCGGTGGCGGGCACCCGCAACATCGAAGGTGGCACGATGCGCGTGCGCGCGTCGCTGCCGGCCGTGATCTCGATCACCGAGGCGCTCCCCGACGCGCGCTTCCCGAACTTCAAGGGCATCATGGCCGCCAAGAAGAAGCCGTTCGAGACGCTCAGCGCGGCCGACCTGGGCATCGAGCCCGAGGACCTGTCGGTCCCGTGGTCGATCATGACCGCCGTCGCCGAGAAGCCCCCTCGCGCGGCGGGGGTCAAGATCACCGACGAGGGCGACGGCGGCACGAGGATCGCCGAGTTCCTCATCGAGAACCGCCTGGTCTGA
- a CDS encoding acetyl/propionyl/methylcrotonyl-CoA carboxylase subunit alpha — protein MFDRVLVANRGEIAVRVIRTLKRLGIHAIAVYSDADAGAPHVALADEAVRIGPAPAAESYLDPARIVRAAIETGAQAIHPGYGFLSENAAFGRACAEAGIVFVGPGELALEVMGDKIRAKRHVEASGVPVVPGVSEPDATDDELLDAAPLVGFPILVKPSAGGGGKGMQVARDERELEHALPAARRVARAAFGDDTLLLERFVERPRHIEVQVLADAHGTVIHLGERECSLQRRHQKVVEEAPSPLLDAATRERIGRAACDAARSVDYLGAGTVEFLVSDAAPDEFFFIEMNTRLQVEHPVTELVTGVDLVEQQLRIAAGEPLAIAQDEVRMTGHAIEARLYAESPERGFLPSTGDVLAWRPASGDGVRVDAGVREGQRVTADYDPMIAKVIAYGADRAEALDRLDAALADTVVLGIETNTAFLRRLLAHPDVRAGHLDTGLIDRLQEPAAGPAEAIEPAAGPAEATDDGTARLTAVGRLARERAHRAASAHDHAWRRERGWRLGGAARVAERGARAAADLDRATVRFADDGTTWVHLDGRTAAVPTLDRRAALEDRLARLERGSDVDPDLRAPMPGSVTTLFAADGDHVEAGQAVLAIEAMKMEHRVTATVAGIVRLRVAMGEQVARDQVVARVEPIAEATGHAASDEPRAGAHEAAAPSAPHQE, from the coding sequence ATGTTCGATCGGGTCCTCGTGGCCAACCGCGGCGAGATCGCCGTGCGCGTCATCCGCACGCTCAAGCGACTCGGCATCCACGCGATCGCCGTGTACTCCGACGCCGACGCGGGCGCGCCGCACGTCGCGCTCGCCGACGAGGCCGTCCGCATCGGCCCCGCGCCGGCCGCCGAGAGCTACCTCGACCCCGCCCGCATCGTGCGCGCGGCGATCGAGACGGGCGCGCAGGCGATCCATCCCGGCTACGGCTTCCTCAGCGAGAACGCCGCGTTCGGTCGCGCGTGCGCCGAGGCGGGCATCGTCTTCGTCGGCCCCGGCGAGCTCGCGCTCGAGGTCATGGGCGACAAGATCCGCGCGAAGCGCCACGTCGAGGCCTCGGGCGTGCCCGTCGTGCCGGGCGTGAGCGAGCCCGACGCGACCGACGACGAGCTGCTCGACGCCGCGCCGCTCGTCGGCTTCCCGATCCTCGTGAAGCCCTCGGCGGGCGGCGGCGGCAAGGGCATGCAGGTCGCGCGCGACGAGCGCGAGCTCGAGCACGCGCTCCCCGCCGCGCGCCGCGTCGCGCGCGCCGCGTTCGGCGACGACACGCTGCTGCTCGAGCGATTCGTCGAGCGACCGCGCCACATCGAGGTCCAGGTGCTCGCTGACGCGCACGGCACCGTGATCCACCTCGGCGAACGCGAGTGCTCGCTGCAGCGCCGGCACCAGAAGGTCGTCGAGGAGGCGCCCTCGCCGCTGCTCGACGCCGCGACGCGCGAGCGCATCGGCCGCGCGGCCTGCGACGCGGCGCGGAGCGTCGACTACCTCGGCGCCGGCACGGTCGAATTCCTCGTGTCGGATGCCGCGCCCGACGAGTTCTTCTTCATCGAGATGAACACGCGCCTGCAGGTCGAGCACCCGGTGACCGAGCTCGTCACGGGCGTCGACCTCGTCGAGCAGCAGCTGCGCATCGCCGCCGGCGAACCGCTCGCGATCGCACAGGACGAGGTGCGGATGACGGGCCACGCCATCGAGGCGCGCCTCTACGCCGAGAGTCCCGAGCGCGGCTTCCTGCCCTCGACCGGCGACGTGCTCGCGTGGCGTCCCGCCTCGGGCGATGGCGTCCGCGTCGACGCGGGCGTCCGCGAGGGCCAGCGCGTCACCGCCGACTACGACCCGATGATCGCGAAGGTGATCGCGTACGGCGCCGACCGGGCCGAGGCGCTCGACCGGCTCGACGCGGCGCTCGCCGACACCGTCGTGCTCGGCATCGAGACGAACACCGCGTTCCTGCGCCGGCTGCTCGCGCACCCCGACGTGCGCGCCGGGCACCTGGACACCGGGCTCATCGACCGGCTGCAGGAGCCGGCCGCCGGGCCGGCCGAGGCGATCGAGCCGGCCGCCGGGCCCGCCGAGGCGACGGATGACGGGACCGCCCGCCTCACCGCGGTCGGCCGTCTCGCACGCGAGCGCGCCCACCGCGCCGCGTCGGCGCACGATCACGCGTGGCGGCGCGAGCGCGGCTGGCGGCTGGGTGGAGCCGCCCGGGTCGCCGAGCGCGGCGCGCGTGCGGCCGCCGACCTCGACCGCGCGACTGTGCGGTTCGCCGACGACGGCACCACGTGGGTGCACCTCGACGGCCGCACCGCCGCGGTGCCGACCCTCGACCGCCGGGCTGCGCTCGAGGACCGGCTCGCGCGGCTCGAGCGCGGCAGCGACGTCGACCCCGACCTGCGCGCCCCCATGCCGGGCAGCGTCACGACGCTGTTCGCGGCCGACGGCGACCACGTCGAGGCCGGACAGGCGGTGCTCGCGATCGAGGCCATGAAGATGGAGCACCGCGTGACCGCGACCGTCGCCGGCATCGTCAGGCTGCGCGTCGCGATGGGCGAGCAGGTCGCCCGCGACCAGGTCGTGGCGCGCGTCGAGCCGATCGCCGAAGCGACCGGCCACGCGGCATCCGATGAACCCCGGGCCGGCGCCCACGAGGCCGCCGCCCCGTCCGCACCCCACCAGGAATGA
- a CDS encoding acyl-CoA dehydrogenase family protein — MHDLTDEEQQLYDMVCEFADTVVAPQAYEADRTHELSMDVVAQMGELGLFGLPFPEEFGGQGGDYMALCLAIEALARVDQSIAITLEAGVGLGAMPIYRHGTDEQKAEFLPDLVAGRALAGFGLTEPEAGSDAGATRTTAVLDGDEWVVNGSKQFITNSGTPITRFVTVTAVTGERTRPDGSTSKELSTIIVPNGTPGFTVGPGYDKSGWRASDTHPLTFDGVRVPAANLLGERGRGFANFLRTLDEGRIAIAALATGAAQGCLDEAIAYAKTRNVFGVPIASHQYIAFTIAGMQARVHTARLAWHDAARRADAGLPFKKEAAIAKLVSSDAAMLNARDATQIFGGMGFMNETVVARHYRDSKILEIGEGTNEVQLMVIARELGLAA; from the coding sequence ATGCACGACCTGACCGACGAGGAACAGCAGCTCTACGACATGGTCTGCGAGTTCGCCGACACCGTCGTCGCTCCGCAGGCGTACGAGGCCGACCGCACCCACGAGCTCTCGATGGACGTCGTCGCCCAGATGGGCGAGCTCGGGCTCTTCGGCCTGCCCTTCCCTGAGGAGTTCGGCGGCCAGGGCGGCGACTACATGGCCCTGTGCCTCGCGATCGAGGCTCTCGCCCGGGTCGACCAGTCGATCGCGATCACCCTCGAGGCCGGCGTCGGCCTCGGCGCGATGCCGATCTACCGCCACGGCACCGATGAGCAGAAGGCCGAGTTCCTGCCCGACCTCGTCGCGGGGCGCGCGCTCGCCGGGTTCGGCCTGACCGAGCCCGAGGCCGGGTCCGACGCCGGCGCCACGCGGACGACGGCCGTGCTCGACGGCGACGAGTGGGTCGTCAACGGCTCGAAGCAGTTCATCACCAACTCGGGCACGCCCATCACGCGCTTCGTGACCGTGACGGCGGTGACCGGGGAGCGCACGCGCCCCGACGGCTCCACCTCGAAGGAGCTGTCGACGATCATCGTGCCGAACGGCACGCCCGGGTTCACCGTCGGGCCGGGCTACGACAAGTCCGGATGGCGCGCCTCCGACACGCACCCGCTCACCTTCGACGGCGTCCGCGTTCCGGCCGCCAACCTGCTCGGCGAGCGAGGCCGCGGCTTCGCGAACTTCCTCCGCACGCTCGACGAGGGCCGCATCGCGATCGCCGCCCTCGCCACGGGCGCCGCGCAGGGATGCCTCGACGAGGCGATCGCCTACGCGAAGACCCGCAACGTGTTCGGCGTGCCCATCGCGAGCCACCAGTACATCGCCTTCACCATCGCCGGGATGCAGGCCCGCGTGCACACCGCGCGCCTCGCGTGGCATGACGCGGCACGGCGCGCCGACGCCGGGCTGCCGTTCAAGAAGGAGGCCGCGATCGCGAAGCTCGTCTCGAGCGACGCCGCCATGCTGAACGCGCGCGACGCGACCCAGATCTTCGGCGGCATGGGCTTCATGAACGAGACCGTCGTCGCCAGGCACTACCGTGACTCGAAGATCCTCGAGATCGGCGAGGGCACGAATGAGGTGCAGCTCATGGTCATCGCCCGCGAGCTCGGGCTGGCGGCGTAG
- a CDS encoding ABC transporter permease subunit, producing MNPPLPLFRRSIVDGWRGLLGWTVGLLAALFLYLPLYPTFGGQSQMQDLLDSLPQELIKSLNYDQIATGSGYTQATYFGLIGFILGTIAAVGWGTGAIANDEENGQLELTLAHGVIRGQVFAERAAAVFVKILWLALVSAVVILGLDGPAELGIDPGPLVAVTVAYVGLIGLSAAAAIAVGGITGRRSWALGAGAGVAVYGYALNALGNQSADLEWLHDWSPYSWAYADSPLQQGWTGMLWLNLAVAAALLVVGWLVFRRRDIAV from the coding sequence ATGAACCCGCCGCTGCCCCTCTTCCGGCGCTCGATCGTCGACGGATGGCGCGGCCTCCTCGGCTGGACCGTCGGCCTGCTCGCGGCGCTCTTCCTGTACCTGCCGCTCTACCCGACGTTCGGCGGACAGAGCCAGATGCAGGACCTGCTCGACTCGCTGCCGCAGGAACTCATCAAGTCGCTGAACTACGACCAGATCGCGACCGGATCGGGCTACACGCAGGCCACCTACTTCGGTCTCATCGGCTTCATCCTCGGCACGATCGCCGCGGTCGGCTGGGGCACCGGGGCGATCGCCAACGACGAGGAGAACGGCCAGCTCGAGCTCACGCTCGCGCACGGCGTGATCCGCGGCCAAGTGTTCGCCGAGCGGGCCGCCGCGGTGTTCGTGAAGATCCTGTGGCTGGCCCTCGTGAGCGCCGTGGTCATCCTCGGCCTCGACGGACCGGCCGAGCTCGGCATCGACCCCGGGCCGCTCGTGGCCGTGACGGTCGCGTACGTCGGCCTCATCGGGCTCAGCGCCGCGGCGGCGATCGCGGTCGGCGGGATCACCGGCCGCCGGTCGTGGGCGCTCGGCGCCGGCGCGGGCGTGGCCGTGTACGGCTACGCGCTCAACGCCCTCGGCAACCAGAGCGCCGACCTCGAGTGGCTGCACGACTGGTCGCCGTACAGCTGGGCGTACGCCGACTCGCCGCTCCAGCAGGGCTGGACCGGCATGCTCTGGCTGAACCTCGCCGTGGCGGCGGCCCTGCTCGTCGTCGGCTGGCTCGTGTTCCGCCGGCGCGACATCGCGGTGTGA
- a CDS encoding electron transfer flavoprotein subunit alpha/FixB family protein — MTDHPADPILVVLEATPGGELATSAAGLLAAASQIGTPAALVVAAPGQAPSLAEQAAALGAERVLAVESASTQSELTIPHVDAVAAAAAAVAPQAVLVSNSIDGRDIAGRFAARTGAPIAVDAVGLSRDEEGIVAHHSVYGGAYTVDSAATFGPLVVTVRQGAVDARAEARALALESLEVAASGAPSAAIESVEAVTEASSRPELRGAKRVVSGGRGLGSAEQFALVEELADALGAAVGASRAAVDAGYIPASHQVGQTGVSVSPQLYVALGISGAIQHRAGMQTAKNIVAVNKDPEAPIFDVADFGVVGDVFTVVPQLISALAERKR; from the coding sequence ATGACCGACCACCCCGCAGACCCGATCCTCGTCGTGCTCGAGGCGACGCCGGGCGGCGAGCTCGCGACGAGCGCCGCCGGCCTGCTCGCCGCCGCCTCGCAGATCGGCACGCCCGCGGCGCTCGTCGTCGCGGCGCCCGGCCAGGCGCCGTCGCTCGCCGAGCAGGCCGCCGCGCTGGGCGCCGAGCGAGTGCTCGCCGTCGAGTCCGCCTCGACGCAGTCCGAGCTCACGATCCCGCACGTCGACGCGGTCGCCGCGGCGGCCGCGGCCGTCGCGCCGCAGGCGGTGCTCGTCTCGAACTCGATCGACGGCCGCGACATCGCCGGGCGGTTCGCCGCGCGGACCGGCGCGCCCATCGCCGTGGACGCCGTCGGCCTCTCGCGCGATGAGGAGGGGATCGTCGCGCACCATTCGGTGTACGGCGGCGCCTACACCGTCGACTCCGCCGCGACCTTCGGCCCGCTCGTCGTGACGGTGCGCCAGGGCGCGGTCGACGCCCGCGCCGAGGCACGGGCCCTCGCGCTCGAGTCGCTCGAGGTGGCGGCATCCGGCGCGCCCTCGGCCGCCATCGAGTCGGTCGAGGCCGTGACCGAGGCCTCGAGCCGGCCCGAGCTGCGCGGCGCGAAGCGGGTCGTCTCGGGCGGGCGGGGCCTCGGCTCGGCCGAGCAGTTCGCACTGGTCGAGGAACTCGCCGACGCGCTCGGCGCCGCCGTCGGCGCGTCGCGCGCCGCGGTCGACGCCGGCTACATCCCCGCGAGCCACCAGGTCGGCCAGACCGGCGTCTCGGTCTCGCCGCAGCTGTACGTCGCGCTCGGCATCTCGGGTGCGATCCAGCATCGCGCGGGCATGCAGACGGCGAAGAACATCGTCGCCGTGAACAAGGACCCCGAGGCGCCGATCTTCGACGTCGCCGACTTCGGCGTCGTGGGCGACGTCTTCACCGTGGTCCCGCAGCTGATCAGCGCGCTCGCCGAACGGAAGCGGTGA
- a CDS encoding cytochrome b/b6 domain-containing protein, translated as MAAERNLRRGLPHRRGGEPWPPVAGAPGVLVAASAEAAADDVAVEPAAAPAAPVAPVATVEAPVAAAAAPVATAVQVADGASAAVASGGRLRRGLPRVRGGRPWPEAVVPTGAPEVAVAEAAPEPTPAIPVETGVERTGDTAAEPASASTPSPPGRPAAAAASTAHEAVAGLRRGLPRVAGGAPWPPETAVARVPEPPAPAPAPITPRAAPAPAAPVAATAPPAQPVVTRPAAPVAASAPPAERVAPAPAPPTPPATPVAASASLPARAEPPAAAPATPAPAPSTPEKPSTFRFGQLTTGQWAGVSVVGVLAIIGAATIVVQLTRWFLGLGFMQDFVAAYPGETPLPEGAPVGLPAWLGWQHFFNVFLIVLIIRSGLRVRSERRPPAYWTPRWSKGGQGRISLTLWFHQSLDLLWFANGLVFVVLLFATGQWMRVVPTSWEVVPNAISALLQYLSLDWPLENGWVNYNSLQVLAYFVTIFIAAPLAAITGVRMSGLWPKGAANLNRAYPVEWARAVHFPVMLYFVGFIVVHVTLVFLTGALRNLNHMYAARDADDWLGFWIFVASLVVIAAAWVAARPSVLAPIAGLFGKVGR; from the coding sequence GTGGCCGCTGAGCGGAACCTGCGCAGGGGACTCCCGCATCGACGCGGCGGCGAGCCGTGGCCGCCGGTCGCGGGAGCGCCCGGCGTGCTCGTCGCCGCGTCGGCGGAGGCGGCCGCGGATGACGTGGCGGTCGAGCCGGCCGCTGCGCCCGCGGCTCCCGTCGCTCCCGTCGCGACGGTCGAAGCTCCGGTGGCGGCGGCCGCCGCACCCGTGGCGACGGCGGTGCAGGTCGCCGACGGCGCATCCGCCGCGGTCGCGTCGGGTGGTCGGCTGCGACGAGGGCTGCCCCGCGTGCGCGGCGGCCGGCCGTGGCCCGAGGCCGTCGTGCCGACCGGCGCTCCGGAGGTCGCAGTCGCCGAGGCTGCGCCCGAACCGACGCCCGCCATCCCGGTCGAGACGGGAGTCGAGCGCACCGGCGACACCGCTGCCGAACCCGCCTCGGCGTCCACCCCGTCGCCGCCCGGTCGCCCTGCGGCGGCCGCCGCGTCGACGGCGCACGAGGCCGTGGCCGGGCTCCGCCGCGGGCTGCCGCGCGTCGCCGGGGGAGCACCGTGGCCGCCGGAGACGGCGGTCGCACGCGTCCCCGAGCCGCCCGCGCCGGCGCCGGCGCCGATCACGCCCCGTGCCGCGCCCGCGCCCGCGGCGCCGGTCGCCGCAACCGCACCGCCCGCCCAGCCCGTCGTGACGCGCCCCGCGGCGCCCGTCGCGGCATCCGCACCGCCCGCCGAGCGCGTCGCACCCGCGCCCGCGCCCCCGACGCCGCCTGCGACGCCGGTCGCGGCATCCGCTTCGCTCCCCGCGCGAGCCGAGCCGCCGGCTGCCGCACCGGCCACGCCCGCCCCGGCGCCGAGCACACCCGAGAAGCCGAGCACGTTCCGATTCGGCCAGCTGACCACCGGGCAGTGGGCCGGGGTCTCCGTCGTCGGCGTCCTCGCGATCATCGGCGCCGCGACCATCGTCGTGCAGCTCACGAGGTGGTTCCTCGGGCTGGGGTTCATGCAGGACTTCGTGGCGGCCTATCCGGGCGAGACGCCGCTGCCCGAGGGCGCGCCGGTGGGCCTCCCGGCCTGGCTCGGCTGGCAGCACTTCTTCAACGTCTTCCTCATCGTGCTGATCATCCGCTCGGGGCTGCGCGTCCGCAGCGAGCGGCGACCGCCGGCGTACTGGACCCCGCGCTGGTCGAAGGGCGGGCAGGGCCGGATCAGCCTCACCCTGTGGTTCCACCAGTCGCTCGACCTGCTCTGGTTCGCCAACGGACTCGTCTTCGTCGTGCTCCTCTTCGCGACGGGCCAATGGATGCGCGTTGTGCCGACGAGCTGGGAGGTCGTTCCGAACGCGATCTCGGCGCTCCTGCAGTACCTGTCGCTGGACTGGCCGCTCGAGAACGGCTGGGTCAACTACAACAGCCTGCAGGTGCTCGCCTACTTCGTCACGATCTTCATCGCCGCGCCGCTCGCGGCGATCACCGGCGTGCGGATGTCGGGGCTCTGGCCGAAGGGCGCGGCGAACCTCAACCGCGCCTATCCCGTCGAGTGGGCGCGTGCCGTGCACTTCCCGGTCATGCTGTACTTCGTCGGGTTCATCGTGGTGCACGTCACGCTCGTCTTCCTGACCGGCGCGCTGCGCAACCTCAACCACATGTACGCCGCGCGGGACGCCGACGACTGGCTCGGCTTCTGGATCTTCGTCGCCTCGCTCGTCGTCATCGCGGCGGCGTGGGTCGCCGCGCGCCCGAGCGTCCTCGCGCCCATCGCCGGGCTGTTCGGCAAGGTCGGTCGGTAG
- a CDS encoding HpcH/HpaI aldolase/citrate lyase family protein produces the protein MTHPPFPFGPALLFCPADRPDRYGKAAERADAVILDLEDAVAEGGKSAARESLVANPLDPARVIVRVNPASTPHLADDLAALRRTSYRTVMLAKCEGTADLVALEDFDVIALCETARGVLAAPEIASVPIVSALMWGAEDLVASLGGASSRHPDGRYRDVAVHARSRVLLAAGAHGVAAIDAVHLDLADADGLRAEAEDAAALGFAATACVHPGQVEVVRAAYAPSGEQAEWAHALLAEAAARAGDGVFAFRGQMVDAPLMRQAEAVARRARRH, from the coding sequence ATGACGCATCCGCCGTTCCCGTTCGGGCCCGCGCTGCTCTTCTGCCCGGCCGACCGGCCCGACCGGTACGGCAAGGCGGCGGAGCGCGCCGACGCCGTGATCCTCGACCTCGAGGACGCCGTGGCCGAGGGCGGCAAGTCGGCGGCGCGCGAGTCGCTCGTCGCGAACCCGCTCGATCCCGCGCGCGTGATCGTGCGGGTCAACCCGGCGTCCACGCCGCACCTGGCCGACGACCTCGCGGCCCTCCGCCGCACGTCCTACCGCACCGTCATGCTCGCCAAGTGCGAGGGCACCGCCGACCTCGTCGCGCTCGAGGACTTCGACGTCATCGCGCTCTGCGAGACGGCGCGCGGGGTCCTGGCCGCGCCCGAGATCGCCTCGGTGCCCATCGTGTCCGCGCTCATGTGGGGTGCCGAGGATCTCGTCGCCTCGCTCGGCGGCGCCTCGAGCCGCCACCCCGACGGGCGGTACCGCGACGTCGCGGTGCATGCGAGGTCGCGCGTGCTGCTCGCCGCCGGCGCGCACGGCGTGGCGGCGATCGACGCGGTGCACCTCGACCTCGCCGACGCCGACGGCCTGCGCGCGGAGGCCGAGGATGCGGCCGCGCTCGGCTTCGCGGCCACGGCGTGCGTGCATCCGGGCCAGGTGGAGGTCGTCAGGGCCGCGTATGCTCCGAGCGGCGAGCAGGCCGAGTGGGCGCACGCGCTGCTCGCCGAGGCGGCCGCGCGCGCCGGCGACGGCGTGTTCGCGTTCCGCGGGCAGATGGTCGACGCGCCGCTCATGCGGCAGGCCGAGGCGGTCGCGCGGCGGGCGCGTCGGCACTGA
- a CDS encoding carboxyl transferase domain-containing protein, producing MHILTSAIDASSDAARGNAEAHDALAGELREKLARAALGGPEASRDRHVARGKLLPRDRVERLLDEGSPFLELSPLAADDLYDDDTPAAGVIAGVGLVHGRPVMVVCNDATVKGGTYYPMTVKKHLRAQDVALENRLPCVYLVDSGGAFLPKQDEVFPDRDHFGRIFYNQANLSARRIPQIAAVMGSCTAGGAYVPAMSDETVIVRNQGTIFLGGPPLVKAAIGEVVTPEELGGGELHSRHSGVTDHLAEDDEHALELVRDIVATLPAPPERAWAVREPREPAVDPATLTTVVPVDVQQPYDVREVIARLVDGSEFHEFKREYGDTLVTGFAWIDGHPVGIVANNGVLFSESAMKGAHFIELCDQRGIPLVFLQNISGFMVGRDAEAGGIAKHGAKMVTAVATTRVPKFTVVIGGSFGAGNYSMCGRAYSPRFLWMWPNARISVMGGEQAASVLSTVKRDQLAVRGEAWSADDEEAFKAPVRAQYESQGSPYHSTSRLWDDGIIEPGDTRTVLGLALELASRTPLPEPRFGLFRM from the coding sequence ATGCACATCCTCACGAGCGCGATCGACGCGTCGTCCGACGCCGCGCGCGGCAACGCCGAGGCCCACGACGCGCTGGCCGGCGAACTGCGGGAGAAGCTCGCGAGGGCCGCGCTCGGCGGCCCCGAGGCATCCCGCGACCGCCACGTCGCGCGCGGCAAGCTGCTGCCGCGCGACCGGGTCGAGCGCCTGCTCGACGAGGGCAGCCCGTTCCTCGAGCTCTCGCCCCTCGCAGCCGACGACCTCTACGACGACGACACGCCCGCGGCGGGCGTCATCGCGGGCGTCGGGCTCGTGCACGGCCGGCCCGTGATGGTGGTCTGCAACGACGCGACCGTCAAGGGCGGCACCTACTACCCGATGACGGTGAAGAAGCACCTCCGCGCGCAGGACGTGGCGCTCGAGAACCGGCTGCCCTGCGTCTACCTCGTCGACTCCGGCGGCGCGTTCCTGCCCAAGCAGGACGAGGTGTTCCCCGACCGCGACCACTTCGGCCGCATCTTCTACAACCAGGCGAACCTCTCCGCACGGCGCATCCCGCAGATCGCCGCGGTCATGGGCTCGTGCACCGCCGGCGGCGCCTACGTGCCGGCGATGAGCGACGAGACGGTCATCGTGCGGAACCAGGGCACGATCTTCCTCGGCGGCCCGCCGCTCGTGAAGGCCGCCATCGGCGAGGTCGTGACCCCCGAGGAGCTCGGCGGCGGCGAACTGCACTCGCGGCACTCGGGCGTCACCGACCACCTCGCCGAGGATGACGAGCACGCACTCGAACTCGTGCGCGACATCGTCGCGACGCTGCCCGCGCCGCCCGAGCGGGCCTGGGCCGTGCGCGAGCCGCGCGAGCCCGCGGTCGACCCGGCCACGCTCACGACGGTCGTCCCGGTCGACGTCCAGCAGCCCTACGACGTGCGCGAGGTGATCGCGCGCCTCGTCGACGGCAGCGAGTTCCACGAGTTCAAGCGCGAGTACGGCGACACGCTCGTCACGGGCTTCGCCTGGATCGACGGCCACCCCGTGGGCATCGTCGCCAACAACGGCGTGCTGTTCAGCGAGTCGGCCATGAAGGGCGCGCACTTCATCGAGCTCTGCGACCAGCGCGGCATCCCGCTCGTGTTCCTGCAGAACATCTCGGGCTTCATGGTCGGGCGCGACGCCGAGGCGGGCGGCATCGCCAAGCACGGCGCGAAGATGGTCACGGCCGTGGCGACGACCCGCGTGCCGAAGTTCACGGTCGTCATCGGCGGCTCGTTCGGCGCCGGCAACTACTCGATGTGCGGCCGCGCCTACTCGCCCCGCTTCCTCTGGATGTGGCCGAACGCGCGCATCTCGGTGATGGGCGGCGAGCAGGCGGCCTCCGTGCTCTCGACCGTCAAGCGCGACCAGCTCGCCGTGCGCGGCGAGGCGTGGTCGGCTGACGACGAGGAGGCGTTCAAGGCGCCCGTCCGGGCCCAGTACGAGTCGCAGGGCAGCCCCTACCACTCGACCTCGCGGCTCTGGGACGACGGCATCATCGAGCCCGGCGACACGCGCACGGTGCTCGGCCTCGCCCTCGAGCTCGCGAGCCGCACGCCGCTGCCCGAGCCCCGCTTCGGCCTGTTCAGGATGTGA
- a CDS encoding MaoC family dehydratase, whose protein sequence is MTEAPMREVVQRGLWFEEFEEGVRYLHRPGRTVTEADNVLFTTLTMNPQPLHLDAAWSARQPFGRVLVNSLFTLSTLVGQSVGQLTQGTLVANLGFGAVAFPNPVFVGDTLYGESVVESKRLSSSRPGEGIVVLAHTARNQDGAVVATASRTMLVWTREAGERRSHAEAAGGSDG, encoded by the coding sequence ATGACGGAAGCCCCCATGCGCGAAGTCGTGCAGCGCGGGCTCTGGTTCGAGGAGTTCGAGGAGGGCGTGCGCTACCTGCACCGTCCGGGACGCACGGTGACCGAGGCCGACAACGTGCTCTTCACCACGCTCACGATGAACCCGCAGCCGCTGCACTTGGACGCGGCGTGGTCGGCCCGCCAGCCGTTCGGGCGCGTCCTCGTGAACTCCCTGTTCACGCTGTCGACCCTCGTCGGCCAGTCCGTCGGGCAGCTCACGCAGGGCACCCTCGTCGCGAACCTCGGCTTCGGGGCGGTCGCGTTCCCGAACCCCGTGTTCGTGGGCGACACCCTCTACGGCGAGAGCGTCGTCGAGTCGAAGCGCCTGTCGTCGTCGCGGCCCGGAGAGGGGATCGTGGTGCTCGCGCACACGGCTCGCAACCAGGACGGCGCCGTGGTCGCGACCGCGTCCCGGACCATGCTCGTCTGGACGCGCGAGGCGGGCGAGCGTCGCTCGCACGCGGAGGCGGCCGGAGGGAGCGACGGATGA